The following are encoded together in the Neofelis nebulosa isolate mNeoNeb1 chromosome 9, mNeoNeb1.pri, whole genome shotgun sequence genome:
- the OSER1 gene encoding oxidative stress-responsive serine-rich protein 1, giving the protein MKSEAKDGEEESLQTAFKKLRVDASGSIASLSVGEGTNARASVRTAADDAKLKTTCASKDSWHGSSRKSSRGAVRTQRRRRSKSPVLHPPKFIHCSTIASASSSQLKHKSQTDSPDSSSGLGISTPKEFNAGECSTSLDTNHTGAVAEPLRTSVPRLPSESKKEDSSDATQVSQASLKANDLSDFQSVSKLNQGKPCACLGKECQCKRWQDMEVYSFSGLQSVPPLAPERRSMLEDYSQSLHTRTLSGSPRSCSEQARVYVDDVTIEDLSGYMEYYLYIPKKMSHMAEMMYT; this is encoded by the exons GTCCATAGCATCTCTGTCTGTTGGAGAAGGCACAAATGCCAGAGCATCGGTCAGAACAGCAGCAGATGATGCCAAACTGAAAACCACATGTGCATCAAAAGACAGTTGGCATGG GTCTTCAAGGAAGTCTTCACGAGGAGCAGTGAGGACCCAGCGCCGTCGACGTTCTAAGTCTCCTGTCCTTCATCCTCCAAAGTTTATACATTGCAGTACAATAGCTTCTGCTTCCAGCAGCCAGCTCAAGCACAAAAGCCAGACTGACTCCCCTGATAGCAGCAGTGGGCTGGGAATTTCCACCCCTAAAGAGTTCAATGCAGGAGAATGCTCTACTTCTCTCGATACTAATCATACAGGGGCAGTTGCTGAGCCTTTGAGAACTTCGGTTCCCAGGCTCCCATCAGAGAGTAAGAAGGAAGACTCCTCTGATGCTACCCAAGTCTCCCAAGCAAGTCTCAAGGCCAATGATCTCTCTGACTTTCAATCCGTTTCCAAGCTAAACCAGGGCAAGCCATGTGCATGCTTAGGCAAGGAGTGCCAGTGTAAGAGATGGCAGGACATGGAAGTTTATTCCTTTTCAGGCCTGCAGAGTGTCCCTCCCTTGGCCCCAGAACGAAGATCCATGCTTGAGGACTACTCTCAGTCGCTCCACACCAGAACTCTGTCTGGCTCCCCCCGCTCCTGTTCTGAGCAAGCTCGAGTCTATGTGGATGATGTGACCATTGAGGACTTGTCAGGCTACATGGAATATTACTTGTATATTCCCAAGAAAATGTCCCACATGGCAGAAATGATGTACACCTGA